A stretch of Methanobrevibacter sp. YE315 DNA encodes these proteins:
- the glnA gene encoding type I glutamate--ammonia ligase, with protein MSAKDNKLDQIIKTIEEHDIKFLKLELADIHGLPKSMAVPLKNANDVEDIVNDGLLFDGSSIAGLASINDSDLLAKPDIDTFSTIPWRPEVQGTSRFICDIFTTEGKPYDGDPRGVLKKSLQLAEKRGYQFNMGPEPEFFIITKDENGNYIPADEAEYFDVEPLDQGTDIRREIVLGLEKLDFNVEVSHHEVAAGQHEVDFKYADALKTADAVITFKEAVKALVNKLGFKATFMPKPFIGINGSGMHCNQSLFKNGENIFYDPDAENQISQEALYFIGGLLKHAPALSAILSPTVNSYKRLVPGYEAPCYIAYGFKNRSTLLRIPASRGLGTRIECRSADPSCNPYLAFAVLLEAGLDGMDNKIDPGEPTEENLFALSEDELAQRGVNNLPTSLWEAYHSLEEDDVVKNALGEKVFNQFYNIKRAEWDAYRVQVFDYERDEYLNV; from the coding sequence ACCACTAAAAAATGCCAATGATGTTGAAGACATAGTAAATGACGGATTATTATTTGACGGATCATCCATAGCAGGATTGGCTTCAATCAATGACAGTGATTTACTTGCAAAACCAGACATCGACACCTTCTCAACAATTCCATGGAGACCTGAAGTACAAGGTACTAGTAGATTTATATGTGATATTTTCACCACAGAAGGAAAACCATATGATGGAGACCCAAGAGGTGTGCTTAAAAAATCATTACAATTAGCAGAAAAAAGAGGATACCAATTCAATATGGGTCCTGAACCAGAATTCTTCATTATAACAAAAGATGAAAACGGAAATTACATACCTGCAGATGAAGCTGAATACTTTGATGTAGAACCACTAGACCAAGGTACCGATATCAGAAGAGAAATCGTATTAGGTTTAGAAAAATTAGATTTCAATGTAGAAGTAAGTCACCACGAAGTAGCAGCAGGACAACATGAAGTCGACTTTAAATATGCAGATGCTTTAAAAACTGCTGATGCTGTTATAACATTTAAAGAAGCTGTTAAAGCATTAGTTAATAAATTAGGATTTAAAGCAACATTCATGCCAAAACCATTCATAGGAATTAACGGTAGTGGTATGCATTGTAATCAAAGTCTATTTAAAAATGGGGAAAATATTTTCTATGACCCAGATGCTGAAAATCAAATATCACAAGAAGCTTTATACTTCATTGGAGGATTATTGAAACATGCGCCAGCTTTATCAGCAATATTATCACCAACCGTCAACTCTTACAAACGTTTAGTGCCAGGTTACGAAGCACCATGTTACATAGCTTACGGTTTCAAAAACAGATCAACTCTGTTAAGGATTCCTGCATCTCGTGGATTAGGTACAAGAATCGAATGCAGATCAGCAGACCCATCATGTAACCCATACCTAGCATTCGCAGTATTGCTTGAAGCAGGTTTAGATGGTATGGACAATAAAATTGACCCTGGCGAACCAACTGAAGAAAACTTATTCGCACTTTCTGAAGACGAACTTGCCCAAAGAGGAGTTAATAATTTACCAACAAGTTTATGGGAAGCATATCACTCATTAGAAGAGGATGACGTAGTCAAAAATGCTCTTGGTGAGAAAGTATTCAATCAGTTCTATAACATCAAAAGAGCTGAATGGGATGCTTACAGAGTGCAAGTGTTCGATTATGAAAGAGATGAATACTTAAACGTGTAG